The Agreia sp. COWG nucleotide sequence GGCTTCTCCTTGGCAGTGTCAGGGATGACCAGGCCGGAGGCGGTGGTCTGCTCTGCCTCGACCTGGCGGATGACGATGCGATCCTCGAGCGGCTTGATGGAGACCGACACGGTTGACCTCTTCTTTCTTCACGTCTGATTAGCACCCTCACACCGAGAGTGCTAAGTCGAGTTTAGGGGGTCGATTGGCACTCGGTCAATCCGAGTGCCAATGCGCGCGGACGGCTCGCGAGAGCATTCTCGGCGTCTAGGCTGACGGGGTGGACAGGCGCAGAGAATGAACCGCAACGAGCTTGGCCTGGTAATGACGTCGAGGGCGCTCAGACTGCTCGACTCCCTTCCCGGTTATACCGACTCCGCGGATATCGTCAAGACGGTCGCCGATCTGCGCCGCGACGGACACCCCGCCGACCTCGTGTCGGCCGTGCTCACGCAGTCGCGACTGCGGTCGAGGGCGGCATCGAAGTTCGGTGAGTTCGCGTCGCGCATGCTCTTCACCGAGGCCGGCCTCGAGCAGGCCACGCGGTTGCGCGTGGCCGCACTGCACGCGGGGCGCTACCAGGCCGCAGGCATCCGGCGTGTGGCAGACCTGGGGTGCGGAATCGGAGCCGACGCGCTGGCATTCGCCGCGCTCGATCTCGAGGTGCAGGCGGTGGAGAAAGACGAGGTGACCGCCGCCATCGCGTCGTATAACCTGACCCCCTTCACGAACGCGACGGTGAGCTGCGGAGACGCGCAGGAGCACGATCTCTCCGGCGTCGACGCTGTCTATCTCGATCCCGCTCGGCGAACGGCGGGCCACGGAGACACCCGACGGCTGCCCGACCCGCGCGACTACTCCCCCGCCCTCGACTTCGCGTTCGGGCTGGCCGAGGCTCTTCCCACGGGTGTCAAGCTCGGTCCGGGCTTCGACCGATCGCTCATTCCCGACGAGGCCGAGGCGCAGTGGATCTCGGTGGACGGCCAGCTCGTCGAGAACGGACTCTGGTTCGGCTCGCTCGCCCGCGACAAGATCCGCCGCAGCGCCCTCGTGCTTCGAGGAAGTCAGAGCGCCGAACTCGTCGCGGAGAACGACAGCGACGACGCCGAGATCGGCGGGCTTTCCCAGTACCTGTACGAGCCGGACGGCTCCGTCATCCGTGCGCGACTCATCGGCGATCTCGCGCGAGCGCTTGGTGCGCACATGGTGAGTGAGCAGATCGCCTATCTCAGCGCTGACCACCTGATCGACTCCCCCTTCGTCACCGCGTTCTCCGTCACGGACACGCTTCCCAGCGACGAGTCGAAGCTGAAGAAAGAGCTGCGCCGGCGCGGCATCGGCCGCCTCGAGATAAAGAAGCGCGGGGTCGATGTCGACCCCGCCGTTCTTCGGAAGCGGCTGTCCCTGTCGGGAGACAATGAGGCGACTCTGTTCCTGACGCGCGTCGCCGGGCGGCATACGGCGATCCTCGCCGAGCGCGTCTGACCTCGCGAACTGCGGGCATCCGGGCCATCAATGCAAAACGCGGATGAGGAAAAACCGGCGACACCCCGCAAACCTAGTCGGTTCTGGCGGTGTGTCGCCGGTTTTTCCTCATCCGCGAAGGGATGCGACGGGCTGGCTCCTAGTAGGAGGAGTACGAACTGTCGCTCATGCCGGCGATGATGCCGATGCCGATGAGCAGGATCCAGATGAGCAGGATTCCGATTCCGACGAAGCCGGTGATCAGGGCGGTCAGCCAGAAGCCCTTGGCAGCCGGCTCGCGCTTCTTGCCCATGAATCCCAGCACGACGGCGGCGATAGACGCGAGACCGAACCAGCCGAAGAAGACGATGCCGACGATACCGGCGATCATGCCGATGAGGCTCAGGGTCTTCGGCGCGGAAGCGACGGGTGCGTAGGGCTGTCCGTACGGTGCGGCTCCGGGGGCCTGCCCATAAGGGTTCGGCGGCGTCTGCTGCTCGTTGCTGGGCGCTCCGTACGCGGGGGCGGCAGCCGGAGGCGAGTACGACGGGGCAGGCGGCGTGTACGCCGGCGGGGTCGTCGGAGCAGGCGGGGCCCCGTAGGCGGGGGCGTCAGGAGCAGGCGGCGTCGTGGGAGGCAGCGGCGGGACCTGAGGCGTGCCCTCAGTCGACGGGGTATTGGGATCAGTCATGGGTCAACACTAGTGAGTGTCGCACTCTGGCATCAACGCGCAGTTCTCGCGCGCCCGCCGACGCAGCGTCAGAACGTGGTCGGCGGCACTGGTCCGGAGTTGACGAAGGAGAGCAGCGATACCAACGCGACTACGAGGGCGATCAACCCGAGGTAGCCGAGCACCAAACCGATAATGGCCATCACCAGTCCGGACTGGCCCCGACGTCTGATCTGGGCGATCGCGATGTGGCCGAGCACGATCGCCACGGGCGAGAGCCAGAGCAACCCCGTGACCAGCGCGAAGACGGCCGGCAGATTGACGCCCGCTCGCTCGTTCGAGACACCCGCCGACTGCACCACGGCGGTGGGCGAGGCAGAGTATGGCTGGCTCGTCATGCTGCCGAGCCTAGCCCACCTGGATCTCGGTGACGGGAAGCGTGGAATCGGCACCGAAGCCGAGGCCGGAGGGCGCGTGCCCCGACATGATCAGCTGTGCACCCAGGGCCGCGATCATGGCGCCGTTATCGGTACAGAGACTCAGGGGCGGGATGCGCAGGGCGATACCGGCGGCGGCCGCCCGCTGCGTCGCCACCTCTCGCACGCGGGCATTGGCCACCACTCCGCCGCCGAGAAGGAGGCGCGGAACGCCGTACTCGGCGCAGGCATCGAGGGCCTTGGTCAGCAAGACATCGACGACGGCCTCTCGGAAACTCGCAGCGACATCGGCGAGGGGAACCTCCTCGCCGGAATCCTGCCTCTTCTCGACCCACCGGGCCACGGCGGTCTTGAGCCCGGAGAACGAGAAGTCGTAGCGGTGCTGCTCGTAGTCCTTCGGCAGGCTGAGGCCTCGGGGAAAACGGATTGCACGCGGATTGCCCCCGACCGCGGCGCGATCGATCTCGGGCCCACCCGGATAGGGAAGGCCGAGAAGCCTCGCCACCTTGTCGAACGCCTCCCCTGCCGCGTCGTCGATCGTCTCGCCGAGCAGTTCGACGTCGGAGACGAGGTCGCGCACCAGGAGCAGGGAGGTGTGTCCGCCCGACACCAGCAGGGCGATCGTGGGGTATTCCAGGGCGCTGTCCTCACCCGCACCGCTCGGGCGACCGAGCTCGGTGCTCAGCACGTCTGCACCGACGTGGCCGACGAGGTGGTTCACCGCGTAGATCGGCTTCTCGATGGCGAGGGCCAGGGCTTTCGCGGCGCCCACCCCCACCATGAGCGCTCCGGCGAGGCCGGGACCGCTCGTCACGGCCACAGCGTCGATGTCGCCGAGGGTGACACCCGCCTCCGCGAGCGCGGCGATGATGGTGGGCGCCATGGCCTCGAGGTGCGCACGGGCCGCGACCTCCGGAACGACCCCGCCATAGCGGGCATGTTCGTCCATCGACGATGCGATGGTGTTGGCCAGCAGCACGTTGCCGCGAACGATGCCCACGCCGGTCTCGTCGCACGAGGTCTCGATGCCGAGCACCAGAGGGTTCGTGATATTCATTTCGCTGCCAATCCGGGTTCGGCTGCCCATCGGGTGCGGGCGGCGGCGATGGGGCATCTCATCACGATCGCGTCGACGTTGTCGGGCTGGTAGTACCCCGTGCGAACCCCCAGCCGTTCGAAGCCGAGCGACGCGTAGAGCGCCTCCGCGTGGGGGTTGTCTGCGCGCACTTCGAGGAAGACCTCTCGAAGGCCCCGTCGGCGCGCTTCGTTCATGAGGCTGGTCATCAGAACGCGGCCGAGACCACGGCGGCGGACATCCGGTGCGACGGCAATCGTCTGGATGTCGCCCTCGTGCGCACCCGCAGGGGCGAGAAGCCCTGCGTAGCCGACGATCTGGCCGTGGGATTCGCGTGCGTCGACCTCGCGGGCCACGAGGTAGTAGCAGTGCGGGCTCTCGAGGTCTGATCGCATGGCGTCGCTTGTCCAGGCATCCGCCGGGAACGAGCTCTGCTCGAGCGCCATGATGGAGTCGAGATCACCGAGGTCTGCGCGGCGCAGTTCGAAGCTCACTGCGACACTCTTTTGATACCAGAGGGCATCGTCACGTCGGGCGATCTCAGATACAACGCCTCGTCTGCGGCGAGCGGCAGGCCGGCCTCCATGAGGGCCGCTGCAGCGAGAGCGAGCTGCGCTGCGGGAATCTCCGCCGCATCCACCCGTCGCGCGTCGGCGTGCGGCAGCGCATCCGGCTTCGACAGGCCGGGTCCGTCGATTCGCACGGGCTCGGTGCCGGACAGCTCGTACAGCGACCAGAAGACCTCTCTGCGCCGGGCGTCCGTCACGACCAGTACCCTGCCTGCTCCTCCATCGACGCGCTGCTGCCTGGCCACGGCATCGGCGCTGACCATGGGCAGAAGCGGCAGGCCCGCGCCGAGGGCGAATACCCGAGCGGCCGCGATGCCGACCCGCAGGCCGGTGAACGGGCCCGGGCCCATTCCCACGACGACACCGTCGAGGTCGTGCGGGCGCACATCGGCCTCTGCCAGCACCTCGTCGAGCAGGGTTCCGACAACCTCGGCATGCCGCATCGTGTCGGCGGTCGAGCGCACGGAGACGATGTCGCCCGTGGTCGGGTCGACGATCGAAACGGAGGTTCCTGCGGAGGTATCGATGGCCAGAAGCACGTGTTCCAGAGTAGCCGCACGGCCGCCGGGCGCACGCCCGGCCCGCCTCAGCTCCAGCGCGGGCCGACGCCGTCGACGGTGACCCGGCGTGGCTCGATCGGCTCCTCGTCGTCAGCGCCCGCATCGTCTGCATCGTCACCCGCGCCTCTGGGCCGGTCGATGGTGATCGAGAGCCAGGAATCCGTGAGTTCCTCCACCATGCCGGCTCCCCACTCGATGACGACGATCGACCGGGCGAAGTCGATGTCGAGGTCGTCGAGCTCGACTGCGCTCGCGAGTCTGTAGGCGTCGACGTGCACGAGAGGCGGCTCCGCGCTATCGAGCCTCGGATGCGTTCGGGCGAGCACGAAGGTGGGGCTCGTGACCGCCCCGCGCACGCCGAGCGCCCGGCCCAGCCCCCTGGTGAACGTGGTCTTGCCCGCGCCGAGCTCGCCGGTGAGCAGAACCACGTCGCCCGCAGAGAGGAGCTCGGCGACGCGTTCGGCGAAC carries:
- a CDS encoding class I SAM-dependent methyltransferase, coding for MNRNELGLVMTSRALRLLDSLPGYTDSADIVKTVADLRRDGHPADLVSAVLTQSRLRSRAASKFGEFASRMLFTEAGLEQATRLRVAALHAGRYQAAGIRRVADLGCGIGADALAFAALDLEVQAVEKDEVTAAIASYNLTPFTNATVSCGDAQEHDLSGVDAVYLDPARRTAGHGDTRRLPDPRDYSPALDFAFGLAEALPTGVKLGPGFDRSLIPDEAEAQWISVDGQLVENGLWFGSLARDKIRRSALVLRGSQSAELVAENDSDDAEIGGLSQYLYEPDGSVIRARLIGDLARALGAHMVSEQIAYLSADHLIDSPFVTAFSVTDTLPSDESKLKKELRRRGIGRLEIKKRGVDVDPAVLRKRLSLSGDNEATLFLTRVAGRHTAILAERV
- a CDS encoding DUF4190 domain-containing protein, producing MTDPNTPSTEGTPQVPPLPPTTPPAPDAPAYGAPPAPTTPPAYTPPAPSYSPPAAAPAYGAPSNEQQTPPNPYGQAPGAAPYGQPYAPVASAPKTLSLIGMIAGIVGIVFFGWFGLASIAAVVLGFMGKKREPAAKGFWLTALITGFVGIGILLIWILLIGIGIIAGMSDSSYSSY
- a CDS encoding DUF4190 domain-containing protein: MTSQPYSASPTAVVQSAGVSNERAGVNLPAVFALVTGLLWLSPVAIVLGHIAIAQIRRRGQSGLVMAIIGLVLGYLGLIALVVALVSLLSFVNSGPVPPTTF
- the tsaD gene encoding tRNA (adenosine(37)-N6)-threonylcarbamoyltransferase complex transferase subunit TsaD; its protein translation is MNITNPLVLGIETSCDETGVGIVRGNVLLANTIASSMDEHARYGGVVPEVAARAHLEAMAPTIIAALAEAGVTLGDIDAVAVTSGPGLAGALMVGVGAAKALALAIEKPIYAVNHLVGHVGADVLSTELGRPSGAGEDSALEYPTIALLVSGGHTSLLLVRDLVSDVELLGETIDDAAGEAFDKVARLLGLPYPGGPEIDRAAVGGNPRAIRFPRGLSLPKDYEQHRYDFSFSGLKTAVARWVEKRQDSGEEVPLADVAASFREAVVDVLLTKALDACAEYGVPRLLLGGGVVANARVREVATQRAAAAGIALRIPPLSLCTDNGAMIAALGAQLIMSGHAPSGLGFGADSTLPVTEIQVG
- the rimI gene encoding ribosomal protein S18-alanine N-acetyltransferase; translation: MSFELRRADLGDLDSIMALEQSSFPADAWTSDAMRSDLESPHCYYLVAREVDARESHGQIVGYAGLLAPAGAHEGDIQTIAVAPDVRRRGLGRVLMTSLMNEARRRGLREVFLEVRADNPHAEALYASLGFERLGVRTGYYQPDNVDAIVMRCPIAAARTRWAAEPGLAAK
- the tsaB gene encoding tRNA (adenosine(37)-N6)-threonylcarbamoyltransferase complex dimerization subunit type 1 TsaB, coding for MLLAIDTSAGTSVSIVDPTTGDIVSVRSTADTMRHAEVVGTLLDEVLAEADVRPHDLDGVVVGMGPGPFTGLRVGIAAARVFALGAGLPLLPMVSADAVARQQRVDGGAGRVLVVTDARRREVFWSLYELSGTEPVRIDGPGLSKPDALPHADARRVDAAEIPAAQLALAAAALMEAGLPLAADEALYLRSPDVTMPSGIKRVSQ
- the tsaE gene encoding tRNA (adenosine(37)-N6)-threonylcarbamoyltransferase complex ATPase subunit type 1 TsaE, encoding MKALPREFVVATPDEMVLFAERVAELLSAGDVVLLTGELGAGKTTFTRGLGRALGVRGAVTSPTFVLARTHPRLDSAEPPLVHVDAYRLASAVELDDLDIDFARSIVVIEWGAGMVEELTDSWLSITIDRPRGAGDDADDAGADDEEPIEPRRVTVDGVGPRWS